A stretch of the Desulfobacter sp. genome encodes the following:
- a CDS encoding IS6 family transposase, which yields MKNENPFKWRHYEKEIILLNVRWYLRYQLSYRNLEEMMQERSLSVDHSTIYRWVQRYAPEMEKRSRKYLRQSNDSYRIDETYIKVRGKMKYLYRAVDSRGNTIDFLLRSRRNMESAKRFFKKMLRASNSSRPRVLSVDGNPAYPPAVKALKEKKLLNKDCILRQNKYLNNIIEQDHRFIKKLVRAGMGFKTFHSAWRTLKGYEIMNMIRKGQVKNIRKGEILKQKEFVENLFSYAA from the coding sequence ATGAAAAATGAAAACCCTTTCAAGTGGCGTCATTATGAAAAAGAAATCATCCTGTTGAATGTTCGCTGGTATCTGAGATATCAACTGAGTTACAGGAATCTGGAAGAGATGATGCAAGAACGGAGCTTGTCTGTGGATCACAGTACCATTTACCGATGGGTTCAGCGCTATGCTCCTGAAATGGAAAAGCGAAGCAGGAAGTATCTGCGGCAATCAAATGATTCTTACCGTATTGATGAAACATATATCAAGGTGCGGGGGAAAATGAAGTATCTTTACCGAGCGGTCGATTCCCGTGGAAATACCATCGATTTTCTTCTTCGCAGCAGACGTAATATGGAATCTGCCAAACGATTTTTTAAAAAGATGCTGCGAGCTTCCAATAGCTCCAGACCTCGGGTTCTGAGTGTTGACGGAAATCCTGCATATCCTCCGGCAGTAAAGGCTTTGAAAGAAAAAAAGCTTCTGAATAAGGACTGTATCCTAAGACAGAATAAATATCTGAACAATATTATTGAGCAAGACCACCGGTTTATCAAAAAGCTTGTCAGAGCTGGTATGGGGTTCAAGACATTTCATTCTGCCTGGCGGACGCTAAAAGGCTATGAAATTATGAACATGATCAGAAAAGGACAAGTTAAAAATATCAGGAAGGGAGAAATTTTAAAGCAGAAAGAATTCGTCGAAAATCTGTTTTCTTATGCTGCGTAA
- a CDS encoding adenylate/guanylate cyclase domain-containing protein, with translation MDKFSGRGARGIFLKFLGKHWARLTGMSPIYLYRADEMGTRVKKDGITAYTLRNHNEFYDKGIKILLIDNLDRKSTQVESSFFKQVNVSSYDGRCFKPLQKFFADTSIIDRFQAKNFISAYVPDYGAIVFNTIEDTGLVDASGCFILGKDLKLRLDLLTASIEKASLAHLGRVRGKSSARMIWRKERGLRKTAVRLKEKAALLKEQETYLLAVGAVTSDQLNMAPVSVHDGVYGFMDMVGSVKLSRQLAPKDYFFILNACHEIAAENAGRFTCRVDNIIGDAVFFQNVSVFDPYLEKIPGPVERLMLMTLLLASVLSEIHQLFKGGHPIDRERRVYSLVKGLGRDLGFRAGMNQGRAMVGPLGSKKRKIVTAVGEAVDLASRLESSGSLDHIHTTAYLAGLLQEAWISTETRTLYDLAWTRTGLESWAQKSGFYFFDFFRALFKINGPMVLEINESSYKEFSMSNTRLIRCLSDGGPSICSGI, from the coding sequence ATGGATAAGTTCTCAGGCCGGGGCGCCCGGGGGATTTTTCTGAAGTTTTTAGGCAAACATTGGGCAAGATTAACCGGCATGTCCCCAATCTACCTTTACAGGGCAGATGAAATGGGGACCCGGGTAAAAAAAGACGGCATAACAGCCTATACCCTTCGGAACCACAATGAGTTTTATGACAAGGGAATAAAAATCTTGTTGATTGATAATTTAGATCGTAAATCAACCCAGGTTGAATCTTCTTTTTTTAAACAGGTGAATGTCTCTTCCTATGACGGGAGGTGCTTTAAGCCCCTTCAAAAGTTTTTTGCTGACACAAGTATCATAGACCGGTTTCAGGCGAAAAATTTTATTTCAGCCTATGTGCCGGATTATGGGGCGATCGTGTTTAATACCATCGAAGATACTGGCCTGGTGGATGCGTCAGGGTGCTTTATTCTGGGCAAGGACCTGAAATTAAGGCTTGATTTGTTGACCGCTTCCATAGAAAAGGCCTCTTTGGCACATCTGGGCCGGGTCAGGGGGAAGTCTTCGGCCAGGATGATCTGGAGAAAAGAAAGGGGGCTGAGAAAAACAGCGGTCCGGCTAAAGGAGAAGGCCGCGCTTCTCAAAGAACAGGAAACCTATCTGCTGGCCGTGGGCGCGGTCACCTCTGACCAGCTTAACATGGCGCCTGTCAGTGTCCACGACGGGGTCTACGGGTTCATGGATATGGTCGGCTCTGTCAAGTTGAGCCGGCAGCTTGCCCCGAAGGATTATTTTTTCATACTCAATGCCTGCCATGAAATTGCAGCGGAAAATGCCGGCAGATTCACGTGCCGGGTGGATAATATTATTGGAGATGCCGTATTTTTTCAAAATGTTTCTGTGTTTGATCCGTACCTGGAAAAAATTCCGGGCCCTGTGGAAAGGCTGATGCTGATGACCCTGCTGCTGGCCTCGGTTTTGAGTGAAATCCATCAATTGTTCAAAGGTGGGCATCCCATTGACAGGGAGCGGCGGGTATACAGTTTGGTTAAAGGTCTTGGACGGGATCTTGGATTTCGGGCCGGTATGAATCAGGGCAGGGCAATGGTCGGCCCTTTGGGCAGTAAAAAGAGAAAAATTGTTACTGCCGTAGGAGAAGCCGTAGATCTTGCCTCCCGCCTGGAAAGTTCCGGCAGCCTGGATCATATCCATACAACCGCTTACCTTGCAGGGCTTTTGCAGGAGGCATGGATTTCAACGGAGACCCGCACACTGTATGATTTAGCATGGACCCGGACCGGTCTGGAGTCATGGGCTCAAAAGTCCGGGTTTTATTTTTTTGACTTTTTTAGGGCCCTGTTTAAAATCAACGGTCCAATGGTCCTTGAAATCAACGAGAGTTCCTATAAAGAGTTTTCCATGTCAAATACCCGGCTTATCCGGTGTCTTTCCGACGGCGGGCCCTCAATTTGTTCGGGCATATGA
- a CDS encoding class I SAM-dependent methyltransferase produces the protein MNALEKTAFDKISCVGMSEHVGKANMRLFFQMAYEALKPGGLFLQHTITAKHQPKKGHANLFLNTYMFPGGQLLPEQDLIETAAFCGFELLNAENFRPHYVKTLAHWIGKMEKNKEKILDLVQEHTYRIYHIFFIGSLVSFQHQNLFYKPRSSQVEMHYFSTPFLNNER, from the coding sequence TTGAACGCCCTCGAAAAAACCGCCTTTGACAAAATTTCCTGTGTGGGCATGTCCGAGCATGTGGGAAAGGCCAATATGAGACTTTTTTTTCAAATGGCATATGAGGCTCTCAAACCCGGCGGCCTGTTTTTGCAGCACACGATCACGGCAAAACATCAGCCCAAAAAGGGTCATGCCAATTTGTTTTTAAATACCTATATGTTTCCGGGGGGCCAATTACTGCCTGAACAGGATTTGATTGAGACAGCAGCCTTTTGCGGATTTGAATTGTTAAATGCTGAAAATTTCAGACCCCACTACGTTAAAACCCTGGCCCACTGGATTGGGAAGATGGAAAAAAACAAAGAGAAAATCCTGGATCTTGTCCAGGAACATACCTATAGGATTTACCATATTTTTTTTATCGGTTCCCTTGTTTCATTTCAACATCAAAATCTGTTTTATAAACCCAGATCCAGCCAGGTTGAGATGCACTATTTTTCAACCCCTTTTTTAAACAATGAAAGATAA
- a CDS encoding anaerobic C4-dicarboxylate transporter encodes MLYIQFLFLLLMLYMGSRYGSIGLGVVSGIGLAVEVFVFQMPPTSPPITVMLIIMAVVTCASILEAAGGLKYMLQLAERVLRSNPKMVSLLGPLVTYIMTFMLGTGHAVYSVMPIIGDVALKNNIRPERPMAAASVASQMGITASPISAAVVYYLSQLTDINANITLFTILGVTIPATLAGVVAMSLYSMRRGAELKDDPDYLKRMEDPDWRKKIEQTTATTLNDTLPRSARQSVILFVLALITIVVIAMFPEIRTIGDSTKAIKMSVIIQMMMLAFGGLILLVTKTNAAKVPEGVVFKSGMVAAIAIFGIAWMSDTYFKFALPSFKAGIIEMVQNYPWTFALAMFTVSVVVNSQAATCRMMLPVALGMGLSPALVIGIMPSCYGYFFIPNYPSDIATCNFDVTGTTKIGKYYFNHSFMVPGLIGVIIACCVGYTLAQMFIGA; translated from the coding sequence ATGCTGTATATCCAATTTTTATTTTTGCTGTTAATGCTGTATATGGGCTCCCGGTACGGAAGTATCGGTCTTGGGGTAGTCTCAGGAATCGGCCTGGCCGTTGAAGTGTTTGTATTTCAGATGCCCCCGACCTCTCCGCCCATTACGGTCATGCTCATCATCATGGCCGTGGTGACCTGCGCCTCCATTTTAGAGGCTGCCGGCGGCTTAAAATACATGCTCCAGCTGGCAGAACGAGTCCTGAGATCCAACCCTAAGATGGTATCCCTTCTTGGACCTTTGGTGACCTATATCATGACCTTTATGCTGGGCACAGGCCATGCCGTATATTCGGTCATGCCCATTATCGGGGATGTGGCCCTTAAAAACAACATCCGGCCGGAACGTCCCATGGCCGCAGCCTCGGTTGCTTCCCAGATGGGCATTACCGCAAGCCCCATTTCAGCGGCAGTGGTCTATTATCTCTCCCAGCTTACGGACATCAATGCCAATATTACCTTGTTCACCATTTTGGGCGTGACCATTCCTGCAACCCTTGCCGGGGTTGTTGCAATGTCCCTTTACAGCATGCGGCGGGGAGCCGAACTCAAAGATGACCCGGATTACCTCAAGCGGATGGAAGACCCCGACTGGAGAAAAAAAATAGAACAGACCACGGCCACCACATTGAACGATACCCTTCCCAGGTCAGCCCGCCAGTCCGTGATTCTTTTTGTCCTGGCCCTGATCACCATTGTGGTCATTGCCATGTTTCCTGAAATCAGGACCATCGGCGATAGCACCAAGGCCATCAAGATGTCGGTCATTATCCAGATGATGATGCTGGCCTTTGGCGGTCTGATTCTTCTGGTCACCAAAACCAATGCCGCCAAAGTGCCTGAAGGTGTGGTATTCAAATCAGGCATGGTAGCTGCCATTGCCATCTTTGGTATTGCCTGGATGAGCGACACCTACTTCAAATTTGCCCTGCCCAGTTTCAAGGCCGGTATTATTGAAATGGTACAAAATTATCCCTGGACCTTTGCCCTGGCCATGTTCACTGTTTCTGTGGTGGTCAACAGCCAGGCTGCCACCTGCAGGATGATGCTTCCTGTGGCCCTTGGCATGGGACTATCGCCCGCCCTTGTCATCGGTATCATGCCGTCATGCTACGGATATTTTTTCATTCCCAATTATCCTTCGGATATTGCCACCTGCAACTTTGACGTTACCGGCACCACAAAGATCGGCAAATACTACTTTAACCACAGTTTTATGGTTCCCGGACTCATCGGGGTCATCATTGCCTGCTGCGTGGGGTATACTCTGGCACAAATGTTCATCGGAGCATAA
- a CDS encoding EI24 domain-containing protein, with amino-acid sequence MGILAGIRYNLKGVALAFKTPSLLMLGLIRFVVVLFLTLMLSGLVLYWHNEILSMIWQMPEGGWMIYLWHFVSWVLSFVLAAVAMVVSYLIAQLFFCVFIMDYMSRITERIILGKEVPIAQGSWFGFFIYLVRQEIPRAIIPVMISLVLLVLGLFTPLSIVILVASSLCAGIFLAWDNTDLVPARRMVPFSQRVAFLKENIGFHLGFGVLFLVPWLNILFLSFAPVGATLYFIDKER; translated from the coding sequence ATGGGAATACTTGCTGGGATCCGGTATAATTTAAAAGGGGTGGCATTGGCATTTAAGACCCCATCTTTGCTGATGCTCGGTCTGATACGCTTTGTTGTTGTGCTTTTTTTGACCCTGATGCTGTCAGGACTTGTGCTCTATTGGCATAATGAAATTTTGTCCATGATCTGGCAGATGCCCGAGGGCGGCTGGATGATTTATCTTTGGCATTTTGTCTCCTGGGTGCTCTCCTTTGTTCTGGCCGCTGTGGCCATGGTGGTCTCCTATTTGATTGCCCAGCTCTTTTTTTGCGTGTTTATCATGGATTATATGTCCAGAATTACGGAACGGATCATTCTGGGAAAAGAAGTTCCCATTGCCCAGGGATCATGGTTTGGATTCTTTATTTATCTTGTCCGCCAGGAGATTCCAAGGGCCATCATACCGGTGATGATTTCGCTTGTCCTTTTGGTTCTTGGGCTGTTCACCCCTTTGAGCATTGTGATTCTGGTCGCGTCATCCCTGTGTGCCGGCATTTTTCTGGCCTGGGACAATACTGACCTTGTTCCGGCAAGGCGGATGGTGCCGTTCAGTCAGCGGGTGGCTTTTTTAAAGGAAAATATCGGCTTTCACTTGGGCTTTGGCGTGTTGTTCCTTGTCCCGTGGCTTAATATTTTATTTCTCTCTTTTGCACCGGTTGGCGCGACCCTTTATTTTATTGACAAAGAAAGATAG
- a CDS encoding response regulator has translation MQQNRLDYILPGKLNGMDVYHHLRKKDPLIPILFISGNIEFLESIKRLKQKDQCIDHLSKPCMNLDYINSISQLLAKQKSKPVQHPHPPPR, from the coding sequence TTGCAACAGAACCGTTTAGACTATATTCTGCCCGGAAAATTAAACGGTATGGATGTATATCACCATCTCAGAAAAAAGGACCCTTTAATCCCCATTCTTTTTATTTCCGGCAATATTGAATTTTTGGAATCCATTAAACGTTTAAAACAAAAAGACCAGTGTATTGATCATTTGTCAAAACCCTGCATGAATTTAGACTATATCAATTCCATCAGCCAGTTGCTGGCAAAACAAAAAAGCAAACCTGTTCAACACCCCCATCCTCCCCCGCGTTAA
- a CDS encoding aminotransferase class IV yields MKIVYVDGKFVPWDQAVIPVDDLAVLRGYAVCDIMRTIQGRPFFFDEHIQRLIYSAKKIGLKLPWSETHIKEIILKVLEKNPGIDEANIRVLITGGSSPDFFTPGENPRLIVLATDIPRLPEHWYSKGIKVISHYEERALPDAKVTDYVSAALALKKAKKEGAEEAIYVTSNHLALEATTSNLFAFINNTLVTPAKGVLKGITRKAVLSLAQNLFTVCERPLPLSELKKAQEVFITGTNKGVVPVVQIDQTIIGNGKPGTSTTALIKAMNDHALAFKTPR; encoded by the coding sequence ATGAAAATTGTCTATGTGGACGGAAAATTTGTACCCTGGGACCAGGCGGTTATTCCGGTGGATGACTTGGCGGTTCTCAGGGGGTATGCCGTATGCGATATTATGCGGACCATTCAGGGCAGGCCATTTTTTTTTGATGAGCACATCCAGCGCCTGATCTACTCGGCCAAAAAAATAGGGCTTAAATTGCCCTGGTCTGAAACCCATATAAAAGAAATCATCCTCAAGGTATTGGAAAAAAACCCGGGCATTGACGAAGCCAACATCAGGGTTCTGATCACGGGCGGATCAAGTCCTGATTTTTTCACCCCGGGTGAGAATCCCAGGCTCATTGTTCTGGCAACCGATATTCCAAGACTGCCCGAACACTGGTATTCCAAAGGAATAAAGGTGATTTCCCATTATGAAGAACGGGCCCTTCCAGATGCCAAGGTGACCGATTATGTCTCAGCCGCACTGGCGCTGAAAAAAGCCAAAAAAGAGGGGGCGGAAGAAGCCATTTATGTCACCTCGAACCACCTGGCCCTTGAAGCCACTACCTCCAATTTATTTGCCTTTATCAACAACACTCTGGTGACCCCGGCCAAAGGGGTTTTAAAAGGAATTACCCGGAAAGCCGTACTTTCTCTGGCCCAAAATTTATTCACGGTCTGTGAGCGTCCCCTGCCCCTGTCAGAGCTTAAAAAGGCCCAGGAGGTCTTTATTACCGGAACCAACAAAGGGGTGGTGCCCGTGGTTCAGATAGACCAGACAATCATCGGAAATGGGAAACCAGGAACGAGTACCACAGCCCTGATCAAGGCAATGAATGATCATGCCCTGGCCTTTAAAACTCCCCGTTGA
- a CDS encoding response regulator, protein MHRFFVDKVSGFEVVGIAQNLEQTRELVVLLAPDLILLDLYMPDGNGMEVLLELRGQGRAVDVILITAARHVKDVDQALRAGAFDYLVKPVVFLRFEQALVRFLSYRQLLNQGDVLAQKDIDELNRPGLAKTDAGPDSMPKGIDALTLKKVNQVFDTVGDDGFSAEEVGEGIGASRSTARRYLEYMITTGQLRADVIYGSVGRPERRYFPRAPGEI, encoded by the coding sequence ATGCATCGGTTTTTTGTTGACAAGGTGTCCGGGTTTGAAGTGGTGGGTATTGCACAGAACTTGGAGCAGACCAGAGAACTTGTGGTTTTGCTGGCTCCGGATCTGATCCTTTTGGACCTTTATATGCCTGACGGCAACGGCATGGAGGTGCTTTTGGAGTTGAGAGGGCAGGGGCGTGCCGTTGATGTGATTCTGATCACGGCGGCAAGGCATGTGAAAGATGTTGATCAGGCCCTTCGTGCCGGAGCCTTTGACTATTTGGTAAAACCTGTGGTTTTTTTACGGTTCGAACAGGCATTGGTCAGGTTTCTTAGCTATCGCCAGCTTTTAAATCAGGGCGATGTTCTGGCCCAGAAGGATATTGATGAACTTAACCGCCCCGGTCTTGCTAAGACTGATGCCGGACCTGACAGCATGCCCAAGGGCATTGATGCGCTGACTTTAAAAAAGGTGAATCAGGTGTTTGACACGGTGGGGGACGATGGGTTTAGTGCCGAAGAGGTTGGAGAAGGGATCGGAGCGAGCCGTTCCACAGCCCGGCGGTACCTGGAATATATGATTACCACGGGCCAGCTGCGGGCGGATGTGATTTACGGCAGTGTGGGGCGTCCTGAACGACGGTATTTTCCACGGGCGCCTGGTGAAATATGA
- a CDS encoding IS4 family transposase, with the protein MTHISVPKKQLRSLNFDNFRCPLIKSLSKAPELQSRGDRPLKMTFEDQINALVYFHLQEHKSARHLIQDLKENVFAKENIAPDGGISRSSFCEAINHRGLEQLQFIFEDLYKQALECHPGEHAELGELVSIDGSLINAVLSMHWANYRKGSKKAKVHCGFDINHGIPNKIFLTEGNGAERTFVPKILSKGQTGVMDRGYQSHKEFDLLQEQGKHFVCRIKTRTTRTIIDNHETPSDSYIFYDALVKLGTPNQNQTKRPVRVVGYKIAGVKYYVATDRHDLTAEQIATIYKLRWTIEDFFKWWKEHLKVYHLIARSEYGLMVQILGGLITYLLLAIHCQKQFNEKVTIKRVRQLRTAILNDLFGCEEQGSHSSNRDNIVKDQKIIEQAKT; encoded by the coding sequence ATGACGCACATCTCAGTCCCTAAAAAACAACTACGGTCCCTGAACTTTGACAATTTCAGGTGCCCTCTGATAAAGTCACTTTCAAAAGCACCGGAATTACAATCTCGAGGAGACCGCCCTTTAAAAATGACATTCGAAGACCAGATAAATGCTTTGGTTTATTTCCATCTTCAGGAGCACAAGTCTGCCCGACATTTAATTCAGGATCTCAAGGAGAATGTTTTTGCTAAAGAAAATATTGCGCCAGACGGTGGTATCAGCCGTAGTAGTTTCTGTGAAGCCATCAATCACAGGGGACTCGAACAACTGCAATTTATCTTTGAGGATCTTTATAAACAGGCTCTTGAGTGTCATCCGGGTGAACACGCCGAGTTAGGAGAGTTGGTTTCCATTGACGGTAGTCTCATAAATGCAGTCCTTTCAATGCACTGGGCGAACTACAGAAAAGGAAGTAAAAAAGCCAAAGTACATTGCGGATTTGACATTAATCACGGAATCCCAAACAAAATCTTTTTGACTGAAGGCAACGGCGCTGAACGCACTTTTGTTCCCAAAATACTTTCCAAGGGGCAAACAGGTGTTATGGATCGTGGATATCAATCCCATAAAGAATTTGACCTGCTTCAGGAGCAAGGCAAACATTTTGTCTGCCGTATAAAAACCAGGACAACAAGAACAATTATTGATAACCACGAGACCCCTTCCGACAGCTACATTTTTTATGATGCACTGGTTAAACTTGGTACTCCGAATCAAAACCAGACGAAAAGGCCTGTTCGGGTTGTTGGCTATAAAATTGCTGGCGTCAAATACTATGTGGCAACTGACAGGCATGATTTAACAGCGGAACAAATAGCAACAATTTATAAACTCCGGTGGACCATTGAGGATTTTTTCAAATGGTGGAAAGAACATCTGAAGGTATATCATCTCATTGCCCGCAGTGAATACGGCCTTATGGTTCAGATTCTTGGCGGCCTTATCACTTACCTGTTACTGGCAATCCATTGCCAAAAACAGTTTAATGAAAAGGTCACGATCAAAAGAGTTCGGCAGCTGCGAACCGCCATTCTAAATGACCTGTTTGGCTGCGAGGAGCAGGGCTCTCATAGTTCAAACAGGGACAATATTGTCAAAGATCAAAAAATTATTGAGCAAGCAAAAACCTAA
- a CDS encoding IS4 family transposase: MTHISVPKKQLRSLNFDNFRCPLIKSLSKAPELQSRGDRPLKMTFEDQINALVYFHLQEHKSARHLIQDLKENVFAKENIAPDGGISRSSFCEAINHRGLEQLQFIFEDLYKQALECHPGEHAELGELVSIDGSLINAVLSMHWANYRKGSKKAKVHCGFDINHGIPNKIFLTEGNGAERTFVPKILSKGQTGVMDRGYQSHKEFDLLQEQGKHFVCRIKTRTTRTIIDNHETPSDSYIFYDALVKLGTPNQNQTKRPVRVVGYKIAGVKYYVATDRHDLTAEQIATIYKLRWTIEDFFKWWKEHLKVYHLIARSEYGLMVQILGGLITYLLLAIHCQKQFNEKVTIKRVRQLRTAILNDLFGCEEQGSHSLNRDNIVKDQKIIEQAKT; this comes from the coding sequence ATGACGCACATCTCAGTCCCTAAAAAACAACTACGGTCCCTGAACTTTGACAATTTCAGGTGCCCTCTGATAAAGTCACTTTCAAAAGCACCGGAATTACAATCTCGAGGAGACCGCCCTTTAAAAATGACATTCGAAGACCAGATAAATGCTTTGGTTTATTTCCATCTTCAGGAGCACAAGTCTGCCCGACATTTAATTCAGGATCTCAAGGAGAATGTTTTTGCTAAAGAAAATATTGCGCCAGACGGTGGTATCAGCCGTAGTAGTTTCTGTGAAGCCATCAATCACAGGGGACTCGAACAACTGCAATTTATCTTTGAGGATCTTTATAAACAGGCTCTTGAGTGTCATCCGGGTGAACACGCCGAGTTAGGAGAGTTGGTTTCCATTGACGGTAGTCTCATAAATGCAGTCCTTTCAATGCACTGGGCGAACTACAGAAAAGGAAGTAAAAAAGCCAAAGTACATTGCGGATTTGACATTAATCACGGAATCCCAAACAAAATCTTTTTGACTGAAGGCAACGGCGCTGAACGCACTTTTGTTCCCAAAATACTTTCCAAGGGGCAAACAGGTGTTATGGATCGTGGATATCAATCCCATAAAGAATTTGACCTGCTTCAGGAGCAAGGCAAACATTTTGTCTGCCGTATAAAAACCAGGACAACAAGAACAATTATTGATAACCACGAGACCCCTTCCGACAGCTACATTTTTTATGATGCACTGGTTAAACTTGGTACTCCGAATCAAAACCAGACGAAAAGGCCTGTTCGGGTTGTTGGCTATAAAATTGCTGGCGTCAAATACTATGTGGCAACTGACAGGCATGATTTAACAGCGGAACAAATAGCAACAATTTATAAACTCCGGTGGACCATTGAGGATTTTTTCAAATGGTGGAAAGAACATCTGAAGGTATATCATCTCATTGCCCGCAGTGAATACGGCCTTATGGTTCAGATTCTTGGCGGCCTTATCACTTACCTGTTACTGGCAATCCATTGCCAAAAACAGTTTAATGAAAAGGTCACGATCAAAAGAGTTCGGCAGCTGCGAACCGCCATTCTAAATGACCTGTTTGGCTGCGAGGAGCAGGGCTCTCATAGTTTAAACAGGGACAATATTGTCAAAGATCAAAAAATTATTGAGCAAGCAAAAACCTAA
- a CDS encoding class I SAM-dependent methyltransferase, translating to MSYHYDAPGEFFAFFLGETMGYTCGYYAHPHASTSQAQNNKMEMICRKLRLKKGEHLLDMGCGWGNFAVYAAKKFRVRVTGITLSCEQKKFADQWVAQENLEGLVTIKELNYRDLEKTGMFRILCHGFGSRICLSASGSKSQVREWAFNQPRRRS from the coding sequence ATTTCATATCATTATGATGCCCCTGGTGAGTTTTTTGCGTTTTTTTTAGGTGAAACCATGGGCTATACCTGCGGATATTATGCCCATCCCCATGCCTCAACCTCCCAGGCCCAGAACAATAAAATGGAAATGATCTGCAGAAAACTAAGGTTGAAAAAAGGAGAACACCTTTTAGACATGGGATGCGGGTGGGGAAATTTCGCCGTGTATGCAGCCAAAAAATTTAGGGTAAGGGTGACGGGCATTACCTTGAGCTGCGAGCAAAAAAAATTTGCCGATCAATGGGTGGCCCAGGAAAATCTTGAAGGCCTTGTGACCATCAAAGAGTTAAATTACCGGGATCTTGAAAAAACGGGAATGTTCAGAATTCTGTGTCACGGTTTCGGTTCCCGGATCTGCCTCAGCGCCAGCGGAAGTAAAAGTCAGGTCCGAGAATGGGCCTTCAATCAGCCACGTCGGAGGAGTTGA
- a CDS encoding IS256 family transposase — MTEENTEFDFQKALKGIQEGKPFTGKGGVLTSLIKNLAEAALEGELESHLGQEVSANRRNGKSKKTIKSLDGKFELETPRDRAGTFSPQIVKKHQTTLSDEIERKIIALYGLGMSYNDMASHLQEIYGLEISNATLSTITDKIIHTVKEWQARPLENVYPIVWLDAIHYKVRENGKVGSKAVYTILGVNIEGRKEVLGLYISENEGANFWLQVLTDLSNRGVKDILIACVDGLKGFPEAIETIFPDTEVQLCVVHQIRNSLKYVGSKNKKEFMADLKRVYKAVNKDLAEEELDILENKWNDKYPIVIKSWRNNWERLSHFFKYPEEIRRIIYTTNTIEAVHRQFRKLTKTKGSFPNQDSLLKLLYMGIQNASKKWTMPIQNWSLTISQLAIFFEGRLDKELGI; from the coding sequence ATGACCGAAGAAAACACCGAATTTGATTTTCAAAAAGCCCTTAAAGGCATCCAGGAAGGTAAACCCTTCACAGGTAAGGGCGGCGTCCTTACATCATTAATCAAAAATCTTGCTGAAGCTGCTCTTGAAGGAGAGTTGGAGTCCCATCTCGGGCAGGAAGTTTCTGCCAACCGCCGTAATGGAAAAAGCAAAAAGACCATTAAATCCCTGGATGGTAAATTTGAGCTGGAAACCCCGCGTGACAGGGCCGGAACCTTCTCTCCACAGATCGTCAAAAAACATCAGACAACGCTCAGCGATGAAATTGAAAGAAAGATAATAGCCCTTTACGGCCTGGGCATGAGTTATAATGATATGGCTTCCCATTTACAGGAAATCTATGGACTTGAGATTTCAAATGCCACTCTGAGCACCATTACCGATAAAATCATCCATACCGTCAAAGAATGGCAGGCCAGGCCGTTGGAAAATGTGTACCCAATCGTATGGCTTGATGCCATACATTATAAAGTACGAGAAAACGGAAAGGTCGGCAGCAAAGCCGTTTACACAATTCTTGGGGTGAATATCGAGGGCCGCAAAGAGGTTCTTGGGCTGTACATATCCGAGAATGAGGGTGCGAACTTCTGGCTGCAGGTGTTAACAGACCTTTCAAACCGAGGGGTAAAAGATATCCTGATTGCCTGTGTTGATGGTCTAAAAGGTTTTCCCGAGGCCATTGAGACCATATTCCCGGACACAGAAGTTCAACTCTGCGTAGTCCACCAGATCCGAAATTCATTGAAATACGTTGGTTCCAAAAATAAAAAGGAATTTATGGCAGATCTAAAACGTGTTTATAAAGCGGTCAATAAGGATCTGGCCGAAGAAGAACTGGATATCTTGGAAAATAAATGGAATGACAAATACCCGATTGTGATAAAATCCTGGCGGAACAACTGGGAACGCCTCAGTCATTTCTTTAAATATCCAGAAGAGATTCGACGGATAATATACACCACAAATACCATTGAGGCTGTGCATCGACAGTTTCGAAAACTGACCAAAACAAAGGGATCATTCCCGAACCAGGACAGCCTGTTAAAGCTGCTTTACATGGGGATCCAGAACGCCAGTAAAAAATGGACAATGCCGATTCAAAATTGGTCACTGACAATTTCCCAGTTAGCAATTTTCTTTGAAGGCCGGCTGGATAAAGAGCTGGGAATTTGA